GTATAGAGGCCGGTCACGAAATACCTTTGGAGAAACACGAACACCAGGATCTCGGGGATAGCAGCCAGTGTGGTGGCGGCGAACACGGTCGACCATTGGGTTCCGTGAGCGTTGAAGAACAAGAGGATGCCGAGGGGCAGCGTGCGCAGCTCAGGGGTCTGGATGAGCAGTCGTGCCCACCAGAAGTCGTCCCAGGCAGCGAGGAAGGTGAACACCGCCACCACGGCCAAGGCGGGTTTGGTCAGGGGTATGAGGACCCGCCAATAGAACGTCCAGGGTCCCCCTCCGTCGATCTGTACCGCGTCTTCGAGCTCGCTGGGGACTCGCTGGAAGAAGGCGCGAAGCAAGAACGTGTTGAACGCGACCGCACCGGAGACATACACGATCCACAGTCCCATCCATGAGTTGGTGAGACCGAAGTCGCGCATCACCTGAAACTTGGGCAGCAGGGCGATCATGTCGGGGATCATCATCGTGATCAGGTAGAGCCCGAATATGAGTTCTCTTCCTGGGAAACGGAGCCGGGCGAAGGCGAAGGCGCTTGTGGAGGCCACCGCCAGGGTGAGCACCACAGTCACCACGGACACGATTGCACTGTTCAGCATGTAACGCTGGAGACCGGCCTCGTTCCACGCCCTGGCGAAGTTGTCAAGTGTGGCACCTTCCGGCCACAGGGTGGGCGGGTAGGGCATGATCCACCGATCTGGGCTCAGAGCGGTCCCGATCATGTAGCCGAATGGGAGGATCATCACAACCGCGCCCACGACGAGAAGGAGGTATAGAACGAGCCGTCCGCTACGCCGGCGGCCGCGTCTCTCCACGGAGGTCTCAGCGGTGGTAGCGAGGTCGGCGGTGCCCATCAGTACTCCACCGCCCCGCGCAGCGCCCGTCGCTGTACGAACCCCAATATGACGACCACCACTCCCAGGAGCAGACCGATGGTGACCCCGTAGCCGAAGTCGAGGAATCGGAACGCCTGGTTGTACATATAGGTGAGCAGAACCTCGGTGCTGCGTTCCGGCCCTCCACCGGTGAGCAGGTACACCGACAGGAAAACGTTGAACGCTCCAATGGTCAGCACAACGCCGACGAACGAGACGGTCGGTTTCAGCAGGGGAAGCGTCACATAGCGGAACCGATCCCAGCTGCCTGCGCCATCCACGGCAGCCGCGTCGTGAAGTTCTGCAGGCATGGTGGCCAAAGCGGCCAGGAAGATAACCATGTTCCATCCAACACCTTTCCAGATTCCGAGCAGGATGATCGGGACCTGAGCCGTCCAGGTCTGGTGGAGCCATGGGATCGGGCTATCAGCGATGTGGAGGACGTCGACCAACATGTAGTTGACCGGGCCGAGACCGTCGGTGAACAGGAAACGGAAGATGAAACTGACCACCAGCCAGGACGTCACCACCGGCAGGTAGTAAAGGGTTCTGAACAACACCTTGCTGCGGATGCGGGTATTCAACATGAGCGCTGCAGCCAGCCCGAGGACCATCTGACCGGGAACGGTCACCGCGGCATACAGGAACGTGTTGCGTGTGGCCACCCAGAAGCTCGGATCGGTAAGTGCCCGGATCAGGTTGTCTGCCCCGACGAAGACACTCCGATTGGGAACCATCAGGTTCCAGTTGTACATGCTCATCTGGATACCGCGAACCAGCGGCCACAGAACGAACACCAACACGAACAACAACCCGGGCAGCATGAACGGAAGCGCCACCCGAAGCTCGCGCCACCGCTTCGATGTGCGCCTGTCTCCCGCACGCCAACCCGTCGACTGGGAAGGGTGCCTGACGGGTTGGTGAGCGAGACGTATGGTCTTCATCGTCGGTTGGCGGGACGCCGGCCGGGATCGACAGTCCCGGCCGGCGTCCTCTTCTTCATGTCTCTTCTATTTGCTCAACAACGGGTCGATCTGAGCGGCCGCCTGCGTCAGCGCCTCCTTGACGGTCTTCGTGCCGCGCAGGGCTGCGGTGAATGCGTCAGTCAGGATCTGTTCGATTTGCGGCCAGGAGGGAGCGACTGTGC
The window above is part of the Gammaproteobacteria bacterium genome. Proteins encoded here:
- a CDS encoding ABC transporter permease subunit, with amino-acid sequence MGTADLATTAETSVERRGRRRSGRLVLYLLLVVGAVVMILPFGYMIGTALSPDRWIMPYPPTLWPEGATLDNFARAWNEAGLQRYMLNSAIVSVVTVVLTLAVASTSAFAFARLRFPGRELIFGLYLITMMIPDMIALLPKFQVMRDFGLTNSWMGLWIVYVSGAVAFNTFLLRAFFQRVPSELEDAVQIDGGGPWTFYWRVLIPLTKPALAVVAVFTFLAAWDDFWWARLLIQTPELRTLPLGILLFFNAHGTQWSTVFAATTLAAIPEILVFVFLQRYFVTGLYT
- a CDS encoding ABC transporter permease subunit, coding for MALPFMLPGLLFVLVFVLWPLVRGIQMSMYNWNLMVPNRSVFVGADNLIRALTDPSFWVATRNTFLYAAVTVPGQMVLGLAAALMLNTRIRSKVLFRTLYYLPVVTSWLVVSFIFRFLFTDGLGPVNYMLVDVLHIADSPIPWLHQTWTAQVPIILLGIWKGVGWNMVIFLAALATMPAELHDAAAVDGAGSWDRFRYVTLPLLKPTVSFVGVVLTIGAFNVFLSVYLLTGGGPERSTEVLLTYMYNQAFRFLDFGYGVTIGLLLGVVVVILGFVQRRALRGAVEY